A window of the Catenulispora sp. MAP5-51 genome harbors these coding sequences:
- a CDS encoding DUF6401 family natural product biosynthesis protein: MDFPPYDDAPPLASPLAGVVAAFMSRLAEFAFDPGLLAAIDQHAAAVCDTLSMDTSEVLVPKQRTVAREDLSDYVLGFKDVLTETGWEEPVGYDFATLRLTAICWLVREQDLLAF, translated from the coding sequence ATGGATTTCCCGCCGTACGACGACGCGCCCCCGCTGGCCTCCCCGCTGGCGGGCGTGGTGGCCGCGTTCATGTCGCGCCTGGCCGAGTTCGCGTTCGATCCCGGCCTGCTCGCGGCGATCGACCAGCACGCGGCGGCGGTCTGCGACACGCTCAGCATGGACACCTCCGAAGTCCTCGTCCCCAAGCAGCGCACCGTCGCGCGCGAGGACCTGAGCGACTACGTGCTCGGCTTCAAGGACGTCCTGACCGAGACCGGCTGGGAAGAGCCGGTCGGGTACGACTTCGCCACCCTGCGCCTGACCGCCATCTGCTGGCTGGTGCGCGAGCAGGACCTGCTGGCCTTCTGA
- a CDS encoding VOC family protein, translated as MRSRRAGMWWGTAIEAPDPAALARFYSALLGWPTVHEEPGAAIVASSPEGPYFVFQHAEGYRPPVWPPAEGEQRPMMHLDFQVGDLDEAVAEAIELGATPATHQPQENVQVLFDPAGHPFCLCHDGEG; from the coding sequence ATGCGATCCCGACGCGCGGGCATGTGGTGGGGCACTGCGATCGAGGCACCCGACCCCGCCGCCCTGGCCCGCTTCTACTCCGCGCTGCTGGGATGGCCCACCGTCCACGAGGAGCCCGGTGCCGCCATCGTCGCCTCCTCGCCGGAGGGCCCGTACTTCGTCTTCCAGCACGCCGAGGGGTACCGCCCGCCAGTGTGGCCGCCGGCCGAGGGCGAGCAACGGCCGATGATGCATCTCGACTTCCAGGTGGGCGACCTGGATGAGGCCGTGGCCGAAGCAATCGAGTTGGGCGCCACGCCCGCCACGCACCAGCCGCAGGAGAACGTCCAGGTGCTCTTCGACCCGGCCGGGCACCCGTTCTGCCTGTGCCACGACGGTGAAGGTTAG
- a CDS encoding TetR/AcrR family transcriptional regulator yields MTGSEAESQQPGRRERKKAATRQAIADAALALFLERGYDQVSIREIADAADVSTTTLFKHFSGKEALVFDEDAQIEAQLVAAVRERAAGTSILEALRALTLERLKFPTEDEGFAAYTRLVEDTPVLREYWHRMWMRHEGALATAIAVEVGAAPEDAACAVLAHFALETASLARASKDPKGTVEVAFAVLEKGWHGIGEIGGVSESGSRSGSGSKG; encoded by the coding sequence ATGACCGGCAGTGAAGCGGAATCCCAGCAACCCGGACGGCGCGAGCGGAAGAAGGCGGCCACCCGCCAGGCCATCGCCGACGCCGCGCTGGCCCTGTTCCTGGAGCGTGGCTACGACCAGGTGTCGATCCGGGAGATCGCGGACGCCGCCGACGTCTCCACGACGACGCTGTTCAAGCACTTCAGTGGCAAGGAGGCACTGGTCTTCGACGAGGACGCGCAGATCGAGGCCCAGCTGGTCGCCGCGGTGCGCGAACGGGCTGCGGGCACGTCCATCCTGGAGGCACTGCGCGCACTGACCCTGGAACGTCTGAAATTCCCCACCGAGGACGAGGGCTTCGCGGCGTACACCCGCCTGGTCGAGGACACGCCGGTGCTGCGCGAGTACTGGCACCGGATGTGGATGCGCCACGAGGGGGCGCTCGCGACGGCGATCGCCGTCGAGGTCGGGGCGGCGCCGGAGGACGCCGCGTGCGCTGTTCTTGCGCACTTCGCGCTGGAGACCGCCTCGCTGGCGCGGGCCAGTAAGGACCCGAAGGGCACGGTCGAGGTGGCGTTCGCCGTGCTGGAGAAGGGGTGGCACGGGATCGGCGAGATCGGTGGTGTCAGCGAGTCCGGTTCCCGCTCCGGATCGGGGTCGAAGGGCTAA